TAGAGGAGGAAGGTCTGTCACTGCCACTGGCGTAGTAGATGACCCGCTTGTTTATTATATGGGAAACACGGGAGGCGGAGTATGGAAAACCACAGACGCTGGTCAACATTGGGATAATATATCAGATGGATTTTTCTCAACTTCTTCTGTTGGAGCCATAGCAGTATCAGAAAGCAATCCTAACATAGTCTATGTTGGAATGGGTGAACATGCCCCTCGTGGTGTTATGACTTCTCATGGCGACGGAATGTATAAGTCCACCGATGCAGGAAAAACCTGGAAAAAGATTGGACTTGAAAAAACACAGCATATTTCACGGATTCAAATTCACCCAAGCAATCCAGATATAGTTTACATAGCTGCGCAAGGAGCTTTGCATGCGCCTAACCCGGAAAGAGGCATTTACAAATCCACTGATGGTGGAGAAAACTGGGAATTGGTACTTTTTGTAGATGAAAAGACAGGTGCATCGGAACTTTCCATGGATATGAATTACCCTGAAATTCTTTATGCTGCCATGTGGGAACACCAGAGAGTACCTTGGAAAGTAATTAGTGGCGGACCGGGAAGCGGCCTTTATAAATCAACAGATTCCGGGAAAACTTGGAAGAAAATCCATAAAGGTCTACCAGAGGAAAAAGGTAAAATGGCAATTTCAGTTTCACGGGCCAACTCCAATAAGGTATATGCTTTAATAGAATCTGACACCAACCAAGACAAGGGAGGCTTATTTGCCTCTGATAACGCAGGAGAAAGCTGGAGAATGGTCAGCGGAGACAATAGACTCGTTCAGCGTGCATGGTACTACATAGAGGTATTTGCAGATCCCAACGACGAGAACACGGTTTATGTAATGAGTGCCCCAGCCCTACGATCTATTGATGGAGGAAAGACATGGGAAAATTTACCGAGTGCTCATGGAGACTACCATGACCTCTGGATCAACCCCAAAAACTCCAAAAACATGGTTTTGGCCGATGATGGAGGTGCAGCAATTTCTTTTAATTATGCCAAAACTTGGTCTACCCAAAACAACATGCCCACCGCTCAATTTTACCGTGTGAATGTTGATAATCAATTCCCTTACCGAATCTATGGAGGTCAGCAAGACAACACTTCTGTGGTAATCAATAGCATCGCTATGGGAAGGGGATCTATTAGTGAAGAGCATTGGAATTCTTCTGCCGGTGGAGAAAGCGCCTTTTTAGCATTCAACCCTGATGATCCAAGATACGTCTTGGGCGGCAGCTACTTAGGTACCATTGAGGTACTTGATATGAAGTCTAAGGGGAGTACAAACATCATGATAGAACCTATCCAATATTTAGGTAGAGAGGCTCGAGACATGAAATACCTATACAACTGGAATGCTCCTATTATTTGGTCACAACATGAACCCAACACCTTCTATCATGGCGCACAATACTTACTTAAAACCCAAGATATGGGAAATAGCTGGGAAGTTGTATCCCCGGATCTAACAAGAAATATTGATGAGAAACAAGGCAATGGAGGTGGGCCATATACCAATGAGGCTGTAGGAGCAGAAAATTACGGAACACTTTCCTATGTCGTTGAATCACCACATGAGAAGGGAGTAATTTGGACTGGCTCGGATGACGGATTGGTATACCTTACAAAAGATGGAGGAGAGAATTGGGAAAATGTAACTCCTTCCGGCTTGGAAGAATGTCTTATCAATGCAATTGAAGTTTCACCCCATGATCCTGCAACAGCATTTATAGCCACCACTCGATATAAATTTGACGACAAACGACCTGGCCTATACAAGACCAGTAATTATGGTAAATCATGGACTCCGATTAATAGCGGTATTCCTGAAGGCTCCTTCACGAGAGTTGTCAGGGAAGACTCACAAGTAGAAGGCCTTTTGTATGCAGGTACAGAAACAGGCATGTTTATTTCCTATGATGAAGGAAGTAATTGGAAACCCTTTCAGTTAAACTTGCCAGTGACCCCAATCACGGATTTAATCCAAAAACATGGAGATTTGATTGTTGCCACCGCGGGACGTTCATTCTGGATATTGGATGACCTTAATCTGGTCAGAGAAAAGAAAGAAAGCGTAGAAACACCCGTCATCTACACTCCTGAAGAAGTTATTTTAGGCAATTGGTACAGTCCGATGAATGGCTCCCTAGAAAACTTTGATGGAACTCAACCCTTTACTGGAGTAAACCCAGCCAGCGGCATGGTGATTTATTACCACCTTCCTGAGGAGATCAATGATTCCACAGAAATCAAACTTGAAATTCACGATTCCAATGGAGAATTAGTTAGAACTTTTAGCTCCAAAAGAGATCAAGATTTTAAATCTTATGCAGGAGGACCATCTTCCGAACCAGTTCTTTCCACCAAAAAAGGAATCAACAGATTTGTCTGGAATTTGAGCTACCCAACTATGCCCGGAGTAGATGGTGCTTACATCGAAGCGGGTTATGGGGGCCATACTGCTATTCCCGGCAAGTATAAGCTTACCATAAAATCAGAATTTGACGATGCTACAGTGGAAGGAGTCATCGCCAAAAACCCACTGTATGACATCAGTGAGAAAGAATATCTGGAATACCATGTATTTATGCAGGAAATGGAGGAAGAGCTTACGATCATGCATGATATGGTAAACACTGAAATGGATTATCAAAATCAGCTGAAGTCCTTCATTGAAAAAATTGAAGACAAGGAAGAACTTAAATCTCTTAAAGCTGAAGGACAAAATCTCCTGAAAAAGCTTCAGGACTGGGATGAAAAAATGATTCAACGTAAATCAAAAGCTTATGATGACGTAGAAAATTTCCCAAACAAATTCACTGCTAACTACATGTACGTCATCAATCAATCTGACAGCTCTATTCCAAAGATAAACCAAGGTTCAAAAGATAGGCGAAGTGAACTGGAGGAAGAATGGAAAACCCTGAAAGAAGAAGGTACTACTTTGCTTGAAACAGATATTCCTGCCTTCAACCAACTTGTACAAGAAAATGGTATTGGAGTTCTATTTGTTAAATAAAGGATTCTAAACAAGCCCACAGGAAGCCTCCTGTGGGCTTTATTTTTTCATTACTTTTTTATCGGATATTGCCAAATAAAATTCTGTTTTAGCAATTTTCTCTATCTTTGCGCTTCGATTCATTAAATCTCCCCTCTTGCAAAGCATTCTTTTGGAAGAGTTACTCAAACCTATTTCATGAAAAAGTATTTCAACTTATTTGATTTCAGCCAACGTGTTGACTACAAAACCGAAGTTCTCTCAGGACTTACTGTAGCAATGGCCTTGATTCCAGAAGCTGTTGCTTTTGCTTTCATCGCTGGTTTATCGCCTTTAACGGGCCTTTATGCTGCATTTATGATGGGCTTGGTCACTTCAATTTTAGGAGGAAGACCCGGAATGATTTCAGGTGCAACTGGCGCAGTAGCTGTTGTCATTGTCTCTTTGGCTGCAAGCCATGGGGTAGAATACGTTTTTGCTGCTGTGGTTTTGGCTGGTATTATTCAGGTAGCTGCAGGAACTCTAAGGTTAGGAAAATTAATGAGATTGGTTCCTCACCCAGTTATTTTCGGGTTCGTCAATGGCCTAGCAATCATCATTTTCATGTCTCAGCTTGATCAGTTTAAAGATGCTACTGGAAACTGGCTTACAGGATCAAACATGTATATTTTACTTGGCTTAGTAGGATTAACCATGTTGATCATTTGGGGCTTACCAAAGCTTACGAAAGCAGTTCCAGCATCTCTTACAGCCATTTTAGTTGTATTTGGACTGGTTTCTTTCTTAAATATTGACACCAAGACCGTGGGTGATATGGCGACCATTAAAGGTGGATTTCCTCCTTTCCATTTACCAGCTGTTCCATTGACCTTCGAAACACTTCAAATCATCTTCCCTTATTCTGCTATTGTTGCGGGAGTGGGTTTGATCGAAAGTTTGTTAACCTTAAATATTATTGATGAAATCACCGAGACAAGAGGTAGAGGCAATAAAGAGGCTGTAGCTCAAGGTTTGGCCAACATGCTTTCTGGTGTGTTTTCCGGAATGGGAGGTTGCGCGATGATCGGTCAGAGTTTGATTAATATTTCTTCTGGAGCAAGAGCAAGACTTTCGGGAATTGTAGCTTCTGTCATGCTTTTAGTATTCATCATGTTTGGTTCAAGCTTGATCGAACAAGTACCAATGGCAGCACTTACTGGTCTAATGATCATGGTTTCTATTGGAACATTTGAATGGGCGAGTTTAAGAACCTGGAATAAAATGCCAAAATCAGATGTATTTTTAATGGTCTTAGTAACCTTGGTAACTGCAGTTCTACACAACCTTGCCTTGGCAGTTTTAGTAGGTGTTATTT
Above is a window of Algoriphagus machipongonensis DNA encoding:
- a CDS encoding VPS10 domain-containing protein; amino-acid sequence: MKTLFSIILILAGFASYAQETFNKNLPLKYRNIGPFRGGRSVTATGVVDDPLVYYMGNTGGGVWKTTDAGQHWDNISDGFFSTSSVGAIAVSESNPNIVYVGMGEHAPRGVMTSHGDGMYKSTDAGKTWKKIGLEKTQHISRIQIHPSNPDIVYIAAQGALHAPNPERGIYKSTDGGENWELVLFVDEKTGASELSMDMNYPEILYAAMWEHQRVPWKVISGGPGSGLYKSTDSGKTWKKIHKGLPEEKGKMAISVSRANSNKVYALIESDTNQDKGGLFASDNAGESWRMVSGDNRLVQRAWYYIEVFADPNDENTVYVMSAPALRSIDGGKTWENLPSAHGDYHDLWINPKNSKNMVLADDGGAAISFNYAKTWSTQNNMPTAQFYRVNVDNQFPYRIYGGQQDNTSVVINSIAMGRGSISEEHWNSSAGGESAFLAFNPDDPRYVLGGSYLGTIEVLDMKSKGSTNIMIEPIQYLGREARDMKYLYNWNAPIIWSQHEPNTFYHGAQYLLKTQDMGNSWEVVSPDLTRNIDEKQGNGGGPYTNEAVGAENYGTLSYVVESPHEKGVIWTGSDDGLVYLTKDGGENWENVTPSGLEECLINAIEVSPHDPATAFIATTRYKFDDKRPGLYKTSNYGKSWTPINSGIPEGSFTRVVREDSQVEGLLYAGTETGMFISYDEGSNWKPFQLNLPVTPITDLIQKHGDLIVATAGRSFWILDDLNLVREKKESVETPVIYTPEEVILGNWYSPMNGSLENFDGTQPFTGVNPASGMVIYYHLPEEINDSTEIKLEIHDSNGELVRTFSSKRDQDFKSYAGGPSSEPVLSTKKGINRFVWNLSYPTMPGVDGAYIEAGYGGHTAIPGKYKLTIKSEFDDATVEGVIAKNPLYDISEKEYLEYHVFMQEMEEELTIMHDMVNTEMDYQNQLKSFIEKIEDKEELKSLKAEGQNLLKKLQDWDEKMIQRKSKAYDDVENFPNKFTANYMYVINQSDSSIPKINQGSKDRRSELEEEWKTLKEEGTTLLETDIPAFNQLVQENGIGVLFVK
- a CDS encoding SulP family inorganic anion transporter, whose protein sequence is MKKYFNLFDFSQRVDYKTEVLSGLTVAMALIPEAVAFAFIAGLSPLTGLYAAFMMGLVTSILGGRPGMISGATGAVAVVIVSLAASHGVEYVFAAVVLAGIIQVAAGTLRLGKLMRLVPHPVIFGFVNGLAIIIFMSQLDQFKDATGNWLTGSNMYILLGLVGLTMLIIWGLPKLTKAVPASLTAILVVFGLVSFLNIDTKTVGDMATIKGGFPPFHLPAVPLTFETLQIIFPYSAIVAGVGLIESLLTLNIIDEITETRGRGNKEAVAQGLANMLSGVFSGMGGCAMIGQSLINISSGARARLSGIVASVMLLVFIMFGSSLIEQVPMAALTGLMIMVSIGTFEWASLRTWNKMPKSDVFLMVLVTLVTAVLHNLALAVLVGVILAALVFAWDNAKRIRARKYIDQNGVKHYEMFGPLFFGSTTAFAEKFDVANDPDEVIIDFAESRVVDMSAIEALNKITERYQKANKKLHLKHLSPDCRKLIENADKLIDVNVIEDPNYKLAVDKI